One genomic segment of Elgaria multicarinata webbii isolate HBS135686 ecotype San Diego chromosome 9, rElgMul1.1.pri, whole genome shotgun sequence includes these proteins:
- the SCAF11 gene encoding protein SCAF11 isoform X2, whose translation MKNKKQYMQNAGDDKHEDTEGEESGENCSCSSSILSDEDDRCPICLNCLAEQEVGCPENCSHIFCMTCILKWAETRASCPVDRKQFQAVYKLNALEDCIKVQIKQQVSKKDDLHSCSEGKYCPMKMKNCTRKKENADRRASAANSCKGWNQKHNSSNEEENKNSVKKSKPRRQTCSNRFFRSNFCDRFSSNSSFPGESSNYQNECIEISKIDTVIEHKRRELELSCSVLARVARIPSISCETEMATCLLVSTVMVGAVFSISTTPLENFGTSKKGHVVTYVQEGEEKKQTSGTAGTRGTRRKVSDTTPRRRSARNAKSETSSQSQSSPKSSNSGYEASGDGSSFVNSSCAESEKLPPKRKGKRGVKQQEPVVKKKLRSSGRYGKTSGDLVEPDESDETEITLLLDKGSLPDSENSTSGFSHKNDIETQSANGLENSKDCVECKEESTKEPAEHQDASDILNASSCVEDPPLLIVEGDVGSYAQDPPLLTLEGDIEKCEVKDDTVFENKTYYKNDIEQVDQPLQVPKEELFDNVVTLAHQPQELDSPTTELPVKLEPVTIRERPLDSPGDELLEKSECVSIADDMLAVPENELLGGTESVAIADKPFSGPEDAFLEELEPVAIAEEPVAGPRNELLREPESLAIGGLLERPNDEMSEGPLPGHSSGNELLEGIEPETVAEEPLDNTANKSQELPVSLEMKDAKTEEEKEANIHADNENLKSTDLSINVFSEDKCNQSLEKAREESGSSTQDIKHLSEDDNEIVAMECDSFSSDQNESRIDQPIVSDIVEQETNSLVHDTEHSISFSSPTDKKEETECSAELKKDKKTRTRRSRFHSPSTTWSPSKREGKRSQSPSPKREIVPEGRMPRSPKRDTSKERQRSLSHSPKRDPVTERRRSLSGSPKRVDLVTEGRSPSHSPKRDPLKEVKRSPSGSPKRDPLREGKRSPSGSPKRDPLREGRKSSRTRAKESSPRHKCRSQSRERDSDKDGLRRDHERESRRRRWSQSRSRSRSRSRSRPRSKGPSFPRNERDGYSPPKWKERWTNDSWRSPRGNDRYKRNEQEKQTESMKRERDSTSKDNEKQSSSDQYRKDYPDWVMERINSVPEMRNRERENLKSQQWEENRHNNSGPPWNRNFGSGWNSNRGRGARGRGGRSRGGFTYGDQTENRWQARKPHSGNANSSGSESSRFPEHQPYKRKAEQDFSFDTPADRSGWTSASSWAVRKTLPADVQNYYSRRGRNSSSPQSSWTKQEEVAPEQDPNFKDQAGQQGDISQLPINVLQPQMNVNTQHQPMSIFPYPMGVPTPIMNIQHNPFNLPPPVPMHLHTGVPLVQVAASSNVSQGPPPPPPPPPPSQQINYVASQLDGKQLQAIPSTSHVANNMSTTHLPAPAATLGSVETFQGPSSGNATSSSNIKSSNAAVKLAESKKLLIQERAAQEVKLAIKPFYQNKDITKEEYKEIVRKAVDKVCHSKSGEVNAAKVANLVKAYVDKYKHSRKKNPEEAICVERK comes from the exons atgaagaataaaaagcaATATATGCAAAATGCTGGTGATGATAAACATGAAGACACAGAAG GTGAAGAGAGTGGAGAAAACTGTTCCTGTTCTTCTAGCATTTTATCTGATGAAGATGATAGGTGTCCGATTTGTCTTAACTGTCTGGCAGAGCAGGAAGTTGGTTGTCCTGAAAACTGCAGTCATATCTTCTGCAtgacttgcatccttaaatggGCTGAA ACTAGGGCTTCATGTCCAGTTGACCGCAAACAGTTCCAAGCTGTATATAAACTAAATGCATTGGAAGACTGCATAAAG GTTCAGATAAAGCAACAAGTAAGCAAAAAAGATGACCTACATAGCTGTAGTGAGGGCAAGTACTGCCCTATGAAAATGAAAAACTGCACAAG AAAAAAGGAAAATGCAGACAGAAGAGCTTCAGCAGCAAACTCCTGTAAAGGCTGGAACCAAAAACACA ATTCTTCAaatgaggaagaaaataaaaattctGTGAAGAAAAGCAAG CCCAGAAGACAGACCTGCTCAAACAGATTCTTCAGAAGTAACTTCTGTGATAGATTTTCTTCTAATAGTAGTTTCCCTGGCGAATCTTCTAATTATCAAAATGAGTG TATAGAGATCAGCAAAATTGACACAGTCATTGAACACAAGAGAAGAGAATTGGAGCTGTCATGTTCTGTGCTAGCTAGAGTGGCAAG AATCCCTTCCATATCCTGTGAAACAGAAATGGCAACCTGTCTTCTGGTTTCCACTGTTATGGTGGGAGCTGTCTTTTCAATAAGTACTACGCCTTTGGAAAACTTtg gaACTTCAAAAAAGGGGCATGTTGTTACATATgtccaggaaggagaggagaaaaagCAAACTTCTGGTACAGCTGGCACAAGAGGAACAAGAAGAAAGGTTTCAGATACTACTCCCAGGCGAAGATCTGCCCGGAACGCTAAATCAGAAACTTCAAGTCAGTCTCAGAGTTCACCAAAATCAAGCAATTCTGGATATGAGGCTAGTGGTGATGGTAGCTCATTTGTGAATTCTTCTTGTGCAGAATCTGAGAAATTACCTCCAAAACGGAAGGGTAAAAGAGGAGTTAAACAACAGGAACCTGTAGTTAAAAAGAAACTCAGGAGTTCTGGACGTTATGGGAAAACATCTGGTGATTTAGTAGAACCTGATGAATCCGATGAGACTGAGATAACTCTGCTACTGGATAAAGGCAGTTTACCAGACAGTGAAAATAGCACCTCTGGCTTTAGTCACAAAAATGATATAGAAACACAGTCGGCCAATGGCTTGGAAAACTCCAAGGACTGTGTAGAATGTAAAGAGGAGTCTACAAAAGAGCCTGCAGAACATCAGGATGCTTCAGACATCTTAAACGCTAGTTCCTGTGTTGAAGATCCTCCTTTGCTCATCGTAGAGGGAGATGTTGGTTCATATGCCCAAGATCCTCCTTTACTCACTCTAGAGGGAGACATTGAAAAATGTGAAGTAAAAGATGACACTGTGTTTGAAAATAAGACGTATTATAAAAATGATATTGAACAAGTAGACCAACCTTTACAAGTTCCTAAAGAAGAATTGTTTGACAATGTAGTAACACTTGCACATCAGCCTCAGGAATTAGATAGTCCTACAACTGAATTGCCAGTGAAACTGGAACCTGTGACAATAAGAGAAAGGCCTTTAGATAGTCCTGGGGATGAATTGCTGGAGAAATCAGAATGCGTGTCAATAGCAGATGATATGTTGGCAGTTCCTGAAAATGAATTGCTAGGAGGAACAGAATCTGTAGCAATAGCAGACAAACCATTCTCTGGTCCTGAAGATGCATTCCTGGAAGAACTGGAACCTGTGGCAATAGCAGAAGAGCCAGTGGCTGGTCCTAGAAATGAGTTGTTAAGGGAACCAGAATCTTTGGCAATAGGTGGGTTGTTGGAGAGGCCTAATGATGAAATGTCAGAGGGGCCATTGCCTGGTCATTCCTCTGGGAATGAATTGTTAGAAGGAATAGAACCTGAGACAGTAGCTGAAGAACCATTAGATAATACTGCAAACAAATCACAGGAACTTCCAGTGTCATTAGAGATGAAAGATGCTaaaactgaagaagaaaaagaagcaaatatCCATGCAGATAATGAAAATCTAAAAAGTACTGATTTATCAATAAATGTTTTTTCAGAAGATAAATGTAATCAGTCATTAGAAAAGGCTAGAGAAGAATCTGGAAGTAGTACGCAAGATATTAAACACTTGAGCGAAGATGACAATGAGATAGTAGCTATGGAATGCGACTCATTTAGCAGTGACCAGAATGAATCACGGATAGACCAGCCAATAGTGAGTGATATTGTAGAGCAAGAGACAAATTCTTTGGTACATGATACTGAGCATTCTATATCCTTTTCAAGTCCCACTGACaagaaagaagaaacagaatGTTCTGCAGAGcttaaaaaagataaaaagactCGAACTAGAAGATCAAGATTTCATTCTCCATCGACAACTTGGTCTCCGTccaaaagagaggggaaaagatctCAATCTCCATCTCCCAAAAGGGAGATTGTGCCTGAAGGCAGGATGCCTCGTTCTCCTAAAAGGGATACTTCCAAAGAAAGGCAAAGATCTCTATCACACTCACCAAAAAGAGATCCTGTGACAGAAAGGCGGAGATCTCTATCAGGTTCTCCAAAAAGAGTTGATCTTGTGACAGAAGGGAGATCTCCATCCCATTCCCCTAAAAGGGATCCTCTAAAAGAAGTGAAGAGATCTCCATCTGGTTCTCCTAAAAGGGATCCTCTGAGAGAAGGGAAGAGATCTCCATCCGGTTCTCCTAAAAGGGATCCtctgagagaaggaaggaaatctTCTCGGACACGGGCTAAGGAATCTTCTCCAAGGCACAAATGTAGATCTCAAAGCAGGGAAAGAGATAGTGATAAAGATGGGCTAAGAAGAGATCATGAAAGAGAGAGTAGGAGGAGGAGATGGTCACAGTCACGATCAAGATCTCGATCTAGGTCCAGATCCAGGCCAAGGAGTAAAGGCCCTTCATTCCCTAGAAATGAAAGGGATGGTTATTCACCTCCCAAATGGAAAGAACGGTGGACAAATGATAGCTGGAGAAGTCCCAGAGGAAACGATAGGTATAAAAGAAATGAGCAGGAGAAACAGACAGAGAGTATGAAAAGAGAGAGGGACAGTACAAGCAAAGATAATGAAAAGCAAAGTTCTTCTGACCAGTATAGGAAAGATTATCCAGACTGGGTAATGGAAAGGATAAATTCAGTTCCAGAAATGAGGAACAGAGAGAGGGAAAATTTAAAAAGTCAACAGTGGGAAGAAAATAGGCACAATAATTCAGGACCTCCATGGAATAGAAACTTTGGATCTGGTTGGAATTCAAATCGTGGCAGGGGGGCCCGTGGTAGAGGTGGCCGAAGCAGAGGTGGCTTTACGTATGGAGACCAGACTGAAAATCGCTGGCAAGCTAGGAAGCCCCACTCAGGAAATGCAAATAGTTCTGGAAGTGAAAGTTCCAGATTTCCAGAGCATCAGCCATATAAACGTAAGGCAGAACAAGACTTCTCTTTTGATACACCTGCTGATAGGTCTGGGTGGACATCTGCATCAAGCTGGGCTGTAAGAAAGACTTTACCAGCAGATGTACAGAATTATTATTCAAGGAGAGGAAGAAATTCTTCAAGCCCACAATCTTCATGGACAAAACAAGAAGAAGTAGCTCCTGAACAAG ATCCAAACTTCAAAGACCAAGCCGGCCAACAAGGTGACATTTCTCAACTACCAATAAATGTACTGCAGCCTCAAATGAATGTAAATACACAACATCAGCCAATGAGTATCTTTCCATATCCAATGGGTGTTCCTACTCCAATTATGAACATTCAGCACAATCCGTTTAACCTTCCTCCACCGGTGCCCATGCATCTTCATACAGGAGTGCCTCTTGTCCAGGTAGCCGCTTCATCCAATGTGTCTCAgggaccacctcctcctcctccacctcctccaccatCGCAGCAGATTAACTATGTTGCTTCCCAACTGGATGGAAAGCAGTTGCAG GCTATTCCTAGTACTTCCCATGTTGCCAACAACATGAGTACAACTCACTTGCCTGCTCCAGCAGCCACCCTGGGAAGCGTGGAAACGTTTCAGGGACCAAGTTCTGGTAATGCAACATCGTCAAGTAACATCAAATCCTCTAATGCCGCTGTAAAATTGGCTGAAAGCAAA AAACTGCTAATTCAGGAAAGAGCTGCCCAAGAAGTGAAACTGGCTATTAAGCCTTTCTATCAAAATAAAGACATTACTAAAGAAGAATATAAAGAGATTGTAAGAAAAGCTGTAGATAAA gTTTGTCATAGCAAGAGTGGGGAAGTAAATGCTGCAAAAGTGGCAAATTTGGTAAAAGCTTATGTGGACAAATACAAACATTCACGGAAGAAAAATCCAGAAGAGGCCATTTGTGTGGAAAGGAAATAA